In Aspergillus luchuensis IFO 4308 DNA, chromosome 1, nearly complete sequence, the following are encoded in one genomic region:
- the tcsC gene encoding putative two-component osmosensing histidine kinase (Bos1) (COG:T;~EggNog:ENOG410PF99;~InterPro:IPR001789,IPR003594,IPR003661,IPR003660, IPR036890,IPR036097,IPR011006,IPR004358,IPR005467;~PFAM:PF00512,PF00672,PF02518,PF00072,PF18947;~go_component: GO:0016021 - integral component of membrane [Evidence IEA];~go_function: GO:0000155 - phosphorelay sensor kinase activity [Evidence IEA];~go_function: GO:0016772 - transferase activity, transferring phosphorus-containing groups [Evidence IEA];~go_process: GO:0000160 - phosphorelay signal transduction system [Evidence IEA];~go_process: GO:0007165 - signal transduction [Evidence IEA];~go_process: GO:0016310 - phosphorylation [Evidence IEA]), translated as MAGADETLAAAAAILRGLAKETPSSSAPPFDFEFSHPPANGYDTKLAKLPGESSSAKAAFEQELEALVRRVRHLEFQNVSHHQSTPKSSQSSLTPGEEDADFLWSFGLSRVSSRDGSDSCLSQHQKTQQPPHGSRRSAIEPEDHEVEEDIDDEESDEDEELNSRTRLVREEDISYLRNHVQKQAEEISFQKDIIAQVRDELQQQEEQTRRALTKVENEDVVLLERELRKHQQANEAFQKALREIGGIITQVANGDLSMKVQIHPLEMDPEIATFKRTINTMMDQLQVFGSEVSRVAREVGTEGILGGQAQITGVHGIWKELTENVNIMAKNLTDQVREIAAVTTAVAHGDLSQKIESRAQGEILELQQTINTMVDQLRTFATEVTRVARDVGTEGVLGGQAQIEGVQGMWNELTVNVNAMANNLTTQVRDIATVTKAVAKGDLTQKVQANCKGEIAELKNIINSMVDQLRQFAQEVTKIAKEVGTDGVLGGQATVNDVEGTWKDLTENVNRMANNLTTQVREIADVTTAVAKGDLTKKVTANVQGEILDLKSTINGMVDRLNTFAFEVSKVAREVGTDGTLGGQAKVDNVEGKWKDLTDNVNTMAQNLTSQVRSISDVTQAIAKGDLSKKIEVHAQGEILTLKVTINHMVDRLAKFATELKKVARDVGVDGKMGGQANVEGIAGTWKEITEDVNTMAENLTSQVRAFGEITDAATDGDFTKLITVNASGEMDELKRKINKMVSNLRDSIQRNTAAREAAELANRTKSEFLANMSHEIRTPMNGIIGMTQLTLDTDDLKPYTREMLNVVHNLANSLLTIIDDILDISKIEANRMVIESIPFTVRGTVFNALKTLAVKANEKFLSLTYQVDNTVPDYVIGDPFRLRQIILNLVGNAIKFTEHGEVKLTICKSDREQCAADEYAFEFSVSDTGIGIEEDKLDLIFDTFQQADGSTTRRFGGTGLGLSISKRLVNLMGGDVWVTSEYGHGSTFHFTCVVKLADQSLSVIASQLMPYKNHRVLFIDKGENGGQAENVMKMLKQIDLEPLVVRNEDHVPPPEIQDPSGKESGHAYDVIIVDSVATARLLRTFDDFKYVPIVLVCPLVCVSLKSALDLGISSYMTTPCQPIDLGNGMLPALEGRSTPITTDHSRSFDILLAEDNDVNQKLAVKILEKHNHNVSVVSNGLEAVEAVKQRRYDVILMDVQMPVMGGFEATGKIREYERESGLSRTPIIALTAHAMLGDREKCIQAQMDEYLSKPLKQNQMMQTILKCATLGGSLLEKSKESRISSSGEMHPVHHSGPDGKSQQRPGLEPRSVTATSTINRGGGLASPNDRADELAVERALLRSNSS; from the exons ATGGCTGGCGCGGACGAAACGCTCGcggccgctgctgccatccTGAGAGGTCTTGCGAAAGAAACTCCTTCCTCCAGCGCTCCTCCCTTCGACTTCGAATTCTCCCACCCTCCCGCCAATGGCTACGACACAAAACTCGCAAAACTCCCGGGGGAATCAAGTTCGGCAAAGGCGGCTTTTGAACAGGAGTTGGAAGCTTTGGTCCGACGAGTCCGTCATCTGGAATTCCAAAATGTCAGTCACCACCAGTCAACCCCCAAATCCTCCCAGTCCTCTCTCACTCCCGGCGAGGAGGACGCTGATTTCCTCTGGTCCTTTGGTCTCTCTCGTGTTTCGTCCCGTGACGGTTCTGACTCTTGCCTCTCACAGCATCAAAaaacacaacaaccaccccatgGATCCAGGCGATCGGCCATCGAACCGGAAGACCACGAAGTGGAGGAAGAcatcgatgatgaggagagtgatgaagatgaggaactGAACTCAAGGACACGTTTGGTACGCGAGGAGGATATCAGCTACCTACGGAATCATGTCCAGAAACAAGCGGAGGAAATAAGTTTTCAGAAGGATATCATTGCTCAGGTCCGTGACGAATTACAACAACAGGAGGAGCAAACACGACGGGCTTTGACCAAGGTCGAAAACGAAGATGTGGTCTTGCTGGAGCGGGAGCTACGCAAGCACCAGCAGGCCAACGAAGCGTTCCAAAAGGCCCTCCGGGAAATCGGCGGCATCATTACCCAGGTCGCAAATGGTGACCTGTCCATGAAGGTGCAGATTCACCCGTTGGAGATGGACCCCGAAATTGCCACTTTCAAGCGTACAATCAACACCATGATGGATCAACTACAAGTCTTTGGTAGCGAGGTGTCGCGAGTCGCACGAGAGGTCGGAACAGAGGGCATACTCGGTGGTCAGGCTCAGATCACTGGGGTGCATGGTATCTGGAAAGAGTTGACGGAGAACGTCAACATAATGGCCAAGAATCTCACCGATCAGGTCCGTGAAATCGCTGCGGTCACGACAGCGGTCGCCCACGGTGACCTGAGCCAGAAGATCGAAAGCCGGGCCCAGGGTGAAATTTTGGAACTGCAACAGACGATTAACACCATGGTGGACCAGCTAAGAACATTTGCAACGGAGGTCACCCGCGTCGCGCGTGACGTCGGTACGGAAGGTGTGCTTGGTGGACAGGCCCAAATCGAAGGGGTACAAGGCATGTGGAACGAACTCACGGTTAATGTCAACGCCATGGCGAATAATCTTACGACACAAGTGCGAGATATCGCCACGGTTACCAAGGCTGTGGCGAAGGGTGACTTGACGCAGAAGGTTCAGGCGAACTGCAAGGGGGAGATCGCAGAGTTGAAGAATATCATCAATTCCATGGTTGACCAACTACGGCAGTTCGCACAAGAAGTCACCAAGATCGCCAAGGAGGTCGGTACGGATGGTGTCCTGGGTGGTCAAGCCACCGTCAACGATGTGGAGGGCACATGGAAGGATCTAACCGAAAATGTCAACCGTATGGCCAACAACCTGACCACCCAGGTCAGGGAGATCGCCGACGTGACCACCGCCGTCGCCAAGGGTGATTTGACAAAGAAGGTGACGGCGAATGTCCAAGGTGAAATCCTGGATTTGAAGAGCACGATCAACGGCATGGTGGACCGGCTGAATACCTTCGCCTTCGAAGTCAGCAAGGTCGCACGTGAAGTCGGCACGGATGGTACACTGGGCGGTCAAGCCAAGGTTGATAATGTGGAAGGCAAATGGAAGGATCTAACCGACAACGTGAACACCATGGCCCAGAATCTGACCTCCCAAGTGCGGAGTATATCAGACGTTACGCAAGCCATTGCAAAGGGTGACctgagcaagaagatcgaggTCCATGCACAAGGAGAAATACTCACGTTGAAGGtcaccatcaaccacatGGTTGACCGACTGGCCAAATTCGCAACTGAACTGAAGAAGGTGGCCCGCGATGTCGGCGTGGATGGCAAGATGGGTGGTCAAGCTAACGTCGAAGGAATCGCTGGAACATGGAAGGAGATTACAGAAGACGTCAATACCATGGCTGAAAACCTGACGTCGCAGGTGCGCGCCTTCGGTGAGATTACGGATGCCGCCACGGACGGCGATTTCACCAAGCTCATCACGGTCAACGCATCCGGCGAAATGGATGAGTTGAAGCGGAAGATCAACAAGATGGTTTCCAACCTCCGAGACAGTATTCAACGTAACACGGCCGCCAGGGAAGCTGCAGAATTGGCCAACCGCACCAAATCCGAGTTCCTTGCGAACATGAGTCACGAGATTCGGACGCCCATGAACGGTATCATCGGGATGACGCAGTTGACCTTGGACACTGATGATCTCAAGCCGTATACTCGAGAGATGTTGAATGTCGTGCACAACCTGGCAAACAGCTTGCTCACCATTATTGATGACATACTCGATATCTCCAAGATCGAAGCGAACCGTATGGTGATCGAGAGCATCCCGTTCACCGTGAGGGGAACCGTCTTCAACGCCCTGAAGACGTTAGCCGTCAAGGCCAACGAGAAGTTCCTGAGTTTGACATACCAGGTGGACAACACCGTTCCTGACTATGTCATCGGTGATCCCTTCCGTCTGCGGCAGATCATCCTCAATCTTGTCGGCAACGCCATCAAGTTCACCGAGCACGGCGAGGTCAAGCTCACCATCTGCAAATCGGATCGAGAGCAGTGCGCGGCAGATGAGTATGCGTTCGAATTCTCCGTCTCCGACACAGGTATCGGTATTGAGGAGGACAAGCTAGACCTCATCTTCGACACCTTCCAGCAGGCCGACGGGTCGACTACCAGGAGGTTTGGTGGAACCGGTCTTGGTCTGTCCATCTCCAAGCGCCTAGTGAACCTGATGGGTGGTGATGTTTGGGTCACTTCGGAATATGGCCATGGCAGTACCTTCCACTTCACCTGCGTGGTCAAACTGGCGGACCAGTCTTTGAGCGTCATCGCCTCGCAGCTGATGCCGTACAAGAACCACCGTGTCCTTTTCATCGACAAGGGCGAGAATGGTGGCCAGGCCGAGaatgtgatgaagatgctcaAACAGATCGACCTGGAACCGTTAGTGGTGCGGAACGAGGATCATGTTCCGCCGCCTGAGATCCAGGACCCGTCCGGCAAAGAATCCGGCCATGCCTATGATGTGATAATCGTGGACTCGGTGGCCACTGCTCGGCTGCTGCGGACGTTCGATGACTTCAAGTACGTTCCTATTGTCTTGGTATGCCCGCTGGTCTGCGTCAGTTTGAAGTCTGCCCTCGACCTCGGTATCAGCTCCTATATGACCACGCCCTGTCAGCCGATTGATCTCGGTAATGGTATGCTGCCTGCTCTTGAGGGACGGTCTACACCCATCACTACGGACCACTCCCGGTCGTTCGACATCCTTCTGGCGGAGGACAACGACGTCAATCAGAAGTTGGCTGTGAAGATACTCGAGAAACACAACCACAACGTTTCTGTCGTCAGCAACGGTCTCGAGGCTGTAGAAGCCGTAAAGCAACGGCGCTACGATGTTATTCTGATGGATGTCCAGATGCCAGTCATGGGTGGCTTCGAAGCCACTGGCAAGATCCGGGAGTATGAGAGGGAAAGTGGTCTCAGCCGGACACCGATCATCGCGCTAACTGCACACGCCATGTTGGGTGATCGAGAGAAGTGTATCCAGGCCCAGATGGATGAGTACCTGTCGAAACCTCTGAAGCAGAACCAGATGATGCAGACCATCCTCAAATGTGCTACGTTAGGTGGTTCCCTTTTGGAGAAGAGCAAGGAGTCGCGCATCTCAAGTAGTGGTGAAATGCACCCGGTCCATCACAGTGGGCCTGATGGCAAGAGCCAACAGCGCCCGGGTTTGGAACCTCGATCCGTGACCGCAACCAGTACCATTaatcgtggtggtggcctcGCAAGCCCAAATGACCGAGCGGATGAGCTTGCCGTCGAAAGG GCACTGCTGCGGTCCAACAGCTCGTGA